One genomic window of Prosthecobacter algae includes the following:
- a CDS encoding DUF6428 family protein — translation MNITEFLSHLRSHSDKPLLFILPDGGCIPAHFHITEVGHVKKNFIDCGGTRRSTEACLLQTWVADDVDHRLIAGKLDMIFGKAGDVLPNHELPVEVEYEDFSVSQFPITGAQVVEDSLAFQLGLKHTDCLAKELCLPGVCGPAPKLNLLGCAPGSGCC, via the coding sequence ATGAACATTACCGAATTCCTGTCCCATCTGAGGTCTCACTCAGACAAGCCTTTGCTCTTCATTTTACCCGATGGTGGCTGCATCCCGGCCCACTTTCACATCACGGAAGTGGGACACGTAAAAAAGAATTTCATTGACTGCGGTGGAACACGACGCAGCACAGAGGCCTGCCTGCTGCAAACGTGGGTGGCGGATGATGTGGATCACCGTCTGATCGCAGGAAAGCTGGACATGATTTTTGGCAAAGCAGGGGATGTTTTGCCTAACCATGAATTACCCGTCGAGGTGGAATATGAAGACTTTTCCGTCAGCCAGTTTCCGATTACAGGCGCCCAAGTAGTGGAAGATTCTTTGGCCTTTCAATTGGGACTGAAGCACACCGACTGTCTGGCCAAGGAACTGTGCCTTCCTGGCGTCTGTGGCCCTGCGCCGAAGCTAAATCTGCTCGGTTGTGCGCCTGGCAGCGGATGCTGTTAA
- a CDS encoding transglutaminase family protein codes for MSIHVALRHVTRYKFDRPVNLSPHIVRLRPAPHCRTPILAYSLTIKPDTHFINWQQDPQSNYLARLVFPEKATELCVEVDLVADMAVYNPFDFFLEPEAERVPFRYDPILAHELEPYHRKLPLTPLIGGYLRGVRQQMTAGKEPMRTNDFLVMLNQMLWKDISYNIRLEPGVQTPEETLELGCGSCRDSAWLMVQIFRHLGYAARFVSGYLIQLKADVKSLDGPSGAEVDFTDLHAWCEVYLPGAGWVGLDPTSGLFAGEGHIPLAATPDPSSAAPVDGLIDKCEVEFDHEMSVTRIFETARVTKPYTPEQWKDIEALGYQIDDELVAGDVRLTMGGEPTFVSIDDMEGDEWNTAAVGPTKRLLSGQLIKRLRHRFGPGGLLHYGMGKWYPGEQLPRWSLGCYWRKDGVPVWADDSLIADESKSYGHDETNAQRFGVALAAALGVSPQWLKPGYEDAFYYLWKEKRMPVNVDPLKSNLKDEYERKRLARIFEEGLDKVVGYALPLQRSVSGNELKWESGPWYVRDDTMYLIPGDSPMGLRLPLDSIPWVSAADFPWIYPTDPNKDWPDLPPRPDSRQQFLSGIGDMLDSLSQAPASYAEGGYSGQGKPERRRLDPLTEEQTENPPEKFPASQESAPWIIRTALCIEAREGRLHVFMPPVEEVEDYLDLVAAVEDVAATLKMPLIVEGTPPPYDPRLQVLKVTPDPGVIEVNTHPVKTWNELVENTQIIYDEARQTRLGTEKFMVDGRHTGTGGGNHIVMGGESPRHSPFLRRPDLLKSLLGYWHNHPSLSYLFSGLFIGPTSQHPRIDEARNDALFEMELAFKELDRNTAAHGHTTPWLVDRIFRNLLADVTGNTHRTEFCIDKMFDPGSSTGRLGLVELRSFEMPPHPEMSLAQQLLMRAAIARFWKEPYEQKLVRWGTELHDRFLLPHFVWDDFKDVMDDFKSAGYGLTPDWFEPHFEFKFPRIGEITQRGVNLEIRTALEPWHVLGEEATAGGTARYVDSSLERVQIKTAGLVNNRYIVTCNGRQVPLHPSGITGEYVAGIRYRAWQPPNALQPTIGIHAPLIFDLVDTWNNRSLGGGNYYVTHPGGRSFDTFPVNGYEAESRRRSRFTITGHTPGKIDPIIIPSVPEFPFTLDLRLG; via the coding sequence ATGTCCATTCACGTCGCACTCCGTCACGTCACGCGGTATAAGTTTGACCGCCCGGTGAATCTTTCACCCCACATCGTGCGCCTGCGGCCCGCCCCGCACTGCCGCACCCCCATCCTGGCCTACTCCCTGACGATCAAGCCAGACACGCATTTCATCAATTGGCAGCAGGATCCGCAAAGCAATTACCTAGCCCGGCTGGTCTTCCCCGAAAAAGCCACTGAACTCTGTGTGGAGGTGGATCTGGTGGCTGACATGGCCGTTTACAACCCCTTTGACTTCTTTCTGGAACCGGAGGCGGAACGAGTGCCGTTTCGTTACGATCCAATTCTGGCTCATGAGCTGGAGCCCTACCACCGCAAGCTCCCCCTCACGCCGCTCATCGGCGGCTATCTGCGCGGGGTGCGCCAGCAGATGACGGCGGGCAAGGAGCCGATGCGGACGAATGATTTTCTGGTCATGCTGAACCAGATGCTCTGGAAAGACATCAGCTACAACATCCGCCTAGAGCCAGGGGTGCAGACGCCGGAGGAGACACTCGAACTCGGCTGCGGCTCCTGCCGCGACAGTGCGTGGCTGATGGTACAGATCTTCCGCCACCTGGGCTACGCGGCCCGCTTCGTCAGCGGTTACCTCATTCAGCTCAAGGCGGATGTGAAATCCCTGGATGGTCCAAGCGGTGCCGAAGTGGATTTTACCGATCTCCATGCGTGGTGTGAAGTCTATCTCCCCGGCGCAGGCTGGGTGGGACTGGACCCGACCTCCGGCCTCTTTGCTGGGGAAGGCCACATCCCCCTGGCCGCGACGCCGGACCCCTCCAGCGCCGCCCCTGTGGACGGTCTGATTGACAAGTGCGAGGTCGAGTTCGATCACGAAATGTCTGTGACGCGCATCTTTGAAACTGCGCGCGTGACGAAGCCCTATACGCCAGAGCAGTGGAAAGACATCGAGGCCTTGGGATATCAGATTGATGATGAACTGGTGGCGGGCGATGTCCGCCTCACCATGGGGGGGGAGCCGACCTTCGTGAGCATTGATGATATGGAAGGGGACGAATGGAACACCGCCGCTGTGGGCCCCACCAAGCGCCTGCTTTCCGGTCAGCTTATCAAGCGTCTCCGGCATCGTTTTGGTCCTGGGGGCTTGCTCCATTACGGCATGGGCAAATGGTATCCAGGGGAGCAATTGCCACGTTGGTCGTTAGGCTGTTATTGGCGCAAGGATGGAGTGCCCGTCTGGGCAGATGACTCTCTCATTGCCGATGAATCGAAAAGCTACGGCCACGATGAAACCAACGCCCAGCGTTTTGGGGTGGCCTTAGCGGCGGCTCTGGGTGTGAGTCCCCAGTGGTTAAAGCCAGGCTACGAAGATGCTTTCTACTACCTGTGGAAAGAGAAGCGCATGCCGGTGAACGTGGATCCGCTGAAATCGAACCTCAAAGACGAATACGAGCGCAAGCGCCTGGCGCGCATCTTTGAAGAGGGACTTGATAAGGTGGTCGGCTACGCGCTGCCTCTGCAGCGGAGTGTATCCGGAAACGAACTTAAGTGGGAAAGCGGCCCTTGGTACGTGCGAGATGATACGATGTACCTGATCCCAGGGGATTCACCGATGGGGCTGCGTTTGCCTCTGGATTCCATCCCCTGGGTGAGTGCTGCCGACTTCCCGTGGATTTACCCGACGGATCCCAACAAAGACTGGCCGGATCTGCCCCCGCGCCCTGATAGCCGTCAGCAGTTTCTCAGCGGCATCGGCGACATGCTTGACAGTTTATCCCAAGCCCCTGCCAGCTACGCTGAAGGAGGTTACTCCGGCCAGGGCAAACCTGAGCGCCGCAGATTGGATCCTCTGACGGAAGAGCAGACCGAGAATCCTCCAGAAAAGTTCCCGGCTTCACAGGAGTCTGCCCCCTGGATCATTCGCACGGCTCTTTGCATTGAGGCCCGTGAAGGACGCCTGCATGTCTTCATGCCACCGGTGGAGGAGGTGGAAGATTACCTGGATCTCGTCGCTGCGGTGGAGGACGTGGCCGCCACGCTGAAGATGCCGCTTATTGTGGAGGGGACACCCCCACCCTATGATCCCCGGCTGCAAGTGCTCAAGGTTACTCCTGACCCAGGGGTGATCGAAGTGAACACCCATCCTGTGAAAACCTGGAATGAGCTCGTAGAGAACACTCAAATCATCTACGATGAAGCTCGTCAGACTCGCCTGGGCACAGAGAAGTTTATGGTGGACGGTCGCCACACAGGCACGGGCGGGGGCAACCACATTGTGATGGGGGGCGAGTCGCCGCGTCATTCGCCGTTCCTACGCCGACCGGATTTGTTGAAATCCTTGTTAGGCTACTGGCACAATCACCCATCTCTCAGTTACCTCTTCAGTGGGCTTTTCATCGGGCCCACCAGCCAGCATCCACGCATTGATGAGGCGCGCAATGATGCGCTCTTCGAGATGGAACTGGCCTTTAAGGAGCTGGATCGCAACACCGCTGCGCATGGCCACACCACGCCTTGGCTGGTGGACCGCATCTTCAGAAACTTGCTGGCGGATGTCACCGGCAACACTCACCGCACCGAGTTCTGCATCGATAAGATGTTTGATCCTGGCAGCAGCACAGGTCGTCTGGGGCTGGTAGAACTACGATCCTTTGAAATGCCGCCACATCCTGAAATGAGCCTGGCCCAGCAGCTTCTCATGCGGGCTGCCATCGCCCGTTTCTGGAAGGAGCCTTATGAGCAAAAACTCGTGCGCTGGGGCACGGAGCTGCATGACCGTTTCCTCCTTCCCCATTTTGTTTGGGATGATTTCAAGGATGTCATGGATGACTTCAAAAGTGCGGGTTACGGCCTCACACCTGACTGGTTTGAACCTCACTTTGAATTCAAGTTTCCTCGCATCGGGGAAATCACGCAGCGTGGGGTGAATCTGGAAATCCGTACCGCTCTGGAGCCTTGGCATGTCCTGGGTGAAGAAGCTACCGCTGGCGGTACCGCCCGCTATGTGGACAGCAGCCTGGAGCGCGTGCAGATCAAGACCGCAGGCTTGGTGAACAATCGTTACATCGTCACTTGCAATGGACGTCAGGTTCCCCTGCACCCTTCAGGCATAACAGGTGAATATGTCGCTGGTATCCGCTATCGTGCGTGGCAGCCACCGAATGCGCTGCAACCCACCATCGGCATCCACGCTCCGTTGATCTTTGATCTTGTGGATACCTGGAACAATCGCAGTCTGGGCGGTGGAAATTACTATGTCACCCATCCCGGGGGCCGGAGTTTTGATACCTTCCCCGTGAATGGTTACGAGGCCGAAAGCCGCCGTCGTTCCCGTTTCACGATTACGGGGCACACGCCTGGCAAGATTGATCCCATCATCATCCCCAGCGTGCCTGAGTTTCCCTTCACCCTGGATCTGCGTCTGGGCTAA
- a CDS encoding metalloregulator ArsR/SmtB family transcription factor, producing MPKSHSSQQDSITRRVEVIKSLAHPSRMLIAETLMSGEKCVCDLQVLVGADMSTVSKHLTLMRKAGVLTCEKRGLNIYYSLACTCLGTFLRCLDELVPEVDACGTSCCD from the coding sequence ATGCCGAAGTCACATTCATCTCAACAAGACTCGATTACTCGCCGTGTGGAGGTCATCAAGTCTCTGGCCCATCCTTCGCGGATGCTCATTGCTGAAACGCTGATGAGTGGTGAAAAATGTGTCTGCGATTTGCAGGTGCTTGTGGGGGCCGATATGTCCACCGTTTCCAAACATCTCACCCTCATGCGCAAGGCAGGGGTGCTGACCTGTGAGAAGCGCGGGCTGAACATTTATTACAGCCTGGCCTGCACCTGCCTGGGCACCTTTTTGCGTTGCCTGGATGAACTGGTGCCTGAAGTGGATGCCTGTGGAACAAGCTGCTGCGACTGA